In one Lolium rigidum isolate FL_2022 chromosome 3, APGP_CSIRO_Lrig_0.1, whole genome shotgun sequence genomic region, the following are encoded:
- the LOC124699074 gene encoding protein NRT1/ PTR FAMILY 8.3-like — MEAADEESPLLHLQPDRQDVGPEYTSDGTIDISGQPALKRNTGNWRACYMILGVEFCECVAFFAIAANLVTYLTTVLHESKVTAAQNVSAWVGACFLTPLIGAFLGDTYLGRYWTMVVSLPVSTIGILVLTVSASVPTSYYRAGVHRAVVYLALYLVALGSGGIKPCTSAFGADQFDSGDPMELQKKGSFFNWYYFLISLGSLLSGTVLVWLQNNVGWGISFAIPAVLMILGLAVLVGGSRVYRFRKLGASPFKSICQVVIAAVRKWHVQLPDDISLLYELTNSSSPAESSQKIQHTNQFRFLDKAAIVLPPLDKTSKMLPMCSWSLCTVTQVEELKTLLRMFPVWASFMIFYAVGGQTTSTFIEQGMVMDNRVGPFAIPPASLSTVSVLSALIWVYIYETVLVPLARRYTGKEKGFSQTQRLGIGFALSMLTMVYSAILEMKRLTNAQASGMSGRNMPVPMSILWQAPSYILTGAAGVFAGIGMMEFFYDQAPYTMKSLCAAFAQLAVASGSYFNTIIFGVVAAATTRGGAPGWIPDNLNEGHLDYFFWMMAALSLLNLAQFVHYSMRYTEKTTS, encoded by the exons ATGGAAGCAGCAGACGAGGAGAGCCCCCTTCTTCATCTCCAGCCCGATCGTCAG GATGTAGGTCCAGAATACACCAGCGATGGAACAATCGATATCAGCGGACAGCCTGCTCTGAAGCGCAACACAGGCAACTGGAGGGCGTGCTACATGATTTTAG GCGTCGAGTTCTGCGAATGTGTTGCCTTCTTCGCAATTGCGGCGAATTTGGTGACCTATCTCACGACAGTGCTCCACGAAAGCAAAGTAACCGCCGCACAGAATGTCTCAGCCTGGGTCGGCGCGTGCTTCCTCACGCCGCTTATTGGAGCCTTCTTGGGTGATACATATCTGGGAAGATACTGGACAATGGTCGTCTCCCTCCCAGTCTCCACCATC GGAATACTCGTACTCACAGTTTCAGCATCAGTCCCAACATCTTACTACCGTGCTGGTGTTCATCGTGCTGTGGTCTACCTAGCACTCTACCTTGTCGCTCTTGGGAGCGGTGGTATCAAACCCTGCACTTCAGCCTTTGGGGCTGACCAGTTCGATAGCGGGGACCCGATGGAGCTACAGAAGAAGGGCTCCTTCTTCAACTGGTACTACTTCTTAATCAGTCTCGGCTCCCTTCTGTCAGGCACAGTGCTTGTTTGGTTGCAAAACAACGTAGGGTGGGGAATCAGCTTTGCGATCCCAGCTGTGCTCATGATCTTGGGCCTGGCAGTACTTGTTGGTGGTTCGAGGGTGTACAGGTTTAGGAAACTGGGAGCAAGCCCATTCAAAAGTATCTGTCAAGTGGTCATTGCGGCTGTCAGGAAGTGGCACGTGCAGTTGCCCGATGATATCTCGCTTTTGTATGAGCTGACAAATTCGTCATCACCAGCTGAATCAAGTCAAAAAATTCAGCATACGAATCAGTTCAG ATTCCTTGACAAGGCTGCCATTGTGCTGCCCCCATTAGACAAGACAAGCAAGATGTTGCCGATGTGTTCATGGAGTCTCTGCACAGTGACCCAAGTTGAGGAGCTGAAGACTCTGCTACGGATGTTTCCCGTCTGGGCATCTTTCATGATCTTCTATGCAGTTGGTGGGCAGACGACGTCAACATTTATAGAGCAGGGGATGGTCATGGACAACCGTGTAGGCCCATTTGCAATCCCGCCTGCCTCCCTCTCTACTGTTAGCGTGCTCAGCGCCCTTATCTGGGTGTACATCTACGAAACCGTGTTAGTCCCACTGGCTCGGCGTTATACTGGCAAGGAAAAGGGCTTCTCGCAAACGCAGCGCCTCGGAATTGGCTTTGCACTTTCCATGCTGACCATGGTCTACTCAGCAATACTAGAGATGAAGAGGCTAACGAATGCACAAGCCAGTGGCATGTCAGGCAGGAATATGCCCGTTCCAATGAGCATTCTGTGGCAAGCACCATCATACATACTGACAGGTGCAGCTGGAGTTTTCGCCGGAATAGGCATGATGGAGTTCTTTTATGATCAGGCCCCGTATACCATGAAGAGCCTTTGCGCAGCATTTGCACAGCTTGCAGTTGCATCTGGATCTTACTTTAACACGATCATATTTGGTGTTGTCGCTGCAGCCACGACGCGAGGTGGGGCACCTGGGTGGATCCCAGACAACCTGAACGAAGGGCATTTGGACTATTTCTTCTGGATGATGGCTGCTCTTAGCTTACTGAATCTGGCGCAATTTGTGCACTACTCCATGCGGTATACAGAGAAGACAACTTCTTGA
- the LOC124699073 gene encoding protein NRT1/ PTR FAMILY 8.3-like, which translates to MEAADEESPLLHLQPDRQDVGSEYTSDGTIDISGQPALKRNTGNWRACYMILGVEFCECVAFFAIAANLVTYLTTVLHESKVTAAQNVSAWVGACFLTPLIGAFLGDTYLGRYWTMVVSLPVSTIGILVLTVSASVPTSYYRAGVHRAVVYLALYLVALGSGGIKPCTSAFGADQFDSGDLMELQKKGSFFNWYYFLISLGSLLSGTVLVWLQNNVGWGISFAIPAVLMILGLAVLVGGSTVYRFRKLGASPFKSICQVVVAAVRKWHVQLPDDISLLYELTNSSSPAESSQKIQHTNQFRFLDKAAIVLPPLDKTSKMLPMCSWSLCTVTQVEELKTLLRMFPVWASFMIFYAVGGQTTSTFIEQGMVMDNRVGPFAIPPASLSTVSVLSALIWVYIYETVLVPLARRYTGKEKGFSQTQRLGIGFALSMLTMVYSAILEMKRLTNAQASGMSGRNMPVPMSILWQGPSYILTGAAGVFAGIGMMEFFYDQAPYTMKSLCAAFAQLAVASGSYFNTIIFGVVSAATTRGGAPGWIPDNLNEGHLDYFFWMMAALSLLNLAQFVHYSMRYTVKTTS; encoded by the exons ATGGAAGCAGCAGACGAGGAGAGCCCCTTGCTTCATCTCCAGCCCGATCGTCAG GATGTAGGTTCAGAATACACCAGCGATGGAACAATCGATATCAGCGGACAGCCTGCTCTGAAGCGCAACACAGGCAACTGGAGGGCGTGCTACATGATTTTAG GCGTCGAGTTCTGCGAATGTGTTGCCTTCTTCGCAATCGCGGCGAATTTGGTGACCTATCTCACGACAGTGCTCCACGAAAGCAAAGTAACCGCCGCACAGAATGTCTCAGCCTGGGTCGGCGCGTGCTTCCTCACGCCGCTTATTGGAGCCTTCTTGGGTGATACATATCTGGGAAGATACTGGACAATGGTTGTCTCCCTCCCAGTCTCCACCATC GGAATACTCGTACTCACAGTTTCAGCATCAGTCCCAACATCTTACTACCGTGCTGGTGTTCATCGTGCTGTGGTCTACCTAGCACTCTACCTTGTCGCTCTCGGGAGCGGTGGTATCAAACCCTGCACTTCAGCCTTTGGGGCTGACCAGTTCGATAGCGGGGACCTAATGGAGCTACAGAAGAAGGGCTCCTTCTTCAACTGGTACTACTTCTTAATCAGTCTTGGCTCCCTTCTGTCAGGCACAGTGCTTGTTTGGTTGCAAAACAACGTAGGGTGGGGAATCAGCTTTGCGATCCCAGCTGTGCTCATGATCTTGGGCCTGGCAGTACTTGTTGGTGGTTCGACGGTGTACAGGTTTAGGAAACTGGGAGCAAGCCCATTCAAAAGTATCTGTCAAGTGGTCGTTGCGGCTGTCAGGAAGTGGCACGTGCAGTTGCCCGATGATATCTCGCTTTTGTATGAGCTGACAAATTCGTCATCACCAGCTGAATCAAGTCAAAAAATTCAGCATACGAATCAGTTCAG ATTCCTTGACAAGGCTGCCATTGTGCTGCCCCCATTAGACAAGACAAGCAAGATGTTGCCGATGTGTTCATGGAGCCTCTGCACAGTGACCCAAGTTGAGGAGCTGAAGACTCTGCTACGGATGTTTCCCGTCTGGGCATCTTTCATGATCTTCTATGCAGTTGGCGGGCAGACGACGTCAACATTTATAGAGCAGGGGATGGTCATGGACAACCGTGTAGGCCCGTTTGCAATCCCGCCTGCCTCCCTCTCTACTGTTAGCGTGCTCAGCGCCCTTATCTGGGTGTACATCTACGAAACCGTGTTAGTCCCACTGGCTCGGCGTTATACTGGCAAGGAAAAGGGCTTCTCGCAAACGCAGCGTCTCGGAATTGGCTTTGCACTTTCCATGCTGACCATGGTCTACTCAGCAATACTAGAGATGAAGAGGCTAACGAACGCACAAGCCAGTGGCATGTCAGGCAGGAATATGCCCGTTCCAATGAGCATTCTGTGGCAAGGACCATCATACATACTGACTGGTGCAGCTGGAGTTTTCGCCGGAATAGGCATGATGGAGTTCTTTTATGATCAGGCCCCGTATACCATGAAGAGCCTTTGCGCAGCATTTGCACAGCTTGCAGTTGCATCTGGATCTTACTTTAACACGATCATATTTGGTGTTGTCTCTGCGGCGACGACGCGAGGTGGGGCACCTGGGTGGATCCCAGACAACCTGAACGAAGGGCATTTGGACTATTTCTTCTGGATGATGGCTGCTCTTAGCTTACTGAATCTGGCGCAATTTGTGCACTACTCCATGCGGTATACAGTGAAGACAACTTCTTGA